The window ACGATCCATGCATGGCCACAAAATCACAAACTTCAATAGCACCACAAATTCGTATGCAAAATCCTACCAAGACCCTTACGATGAAATTATGTATGGATACAGCTTCAAAACGCACCAGTACGAATtatttcatatgattttttgaTTAATTTCAATGAACCGAAAAGTAGTTGTAAACTTGTACTGGTTGCATTgcatggaatggaatggaagcAGTTGGTTAATGCCTCCCTTAATGACGTGTTTGAAGAAAGGGGAATGGCTTAATGATGCGGTTAGGAGACGCTGTAGCAGCAAACAGTGTACAGTGTACTTAGTACAGACCGGTACACGTACGGGGGTCTCGCGAGAAATGGTACGGTACGGTGAGCCGCTCAGCGGTCTAATCGTGGTCAGGGGCCGGATGAGTGAGGGCTCGACACGGTCTACGCCTACGCAGCTACGAGTACACTTATTACAGTACTTATTATTTGTCTCAAAGTTAACTAACCCCATTCTAATACAGTAAATCTGGACACGAGTACACTTACTACACTACTTATTGTGTCTCAAAATTAACCAACCCTatcctaatacaatgaatctagacacttTATAATGTATCACAGGaaccctccgtcccaaaataagtgcagctatggttttccgcgcccaactttgaccattcgtcttatttgaaatttttttgaaaaaaaataaaaacataagtcacgagtaaagtactattcatattttatcatctcataacaacaaaaatgctaattataaaaaaatttcaaataaaacggacgatcaaagttgagcACGGAaactattttgggacggaggtagtaatattcATGTGTGTCAGCCTGATCTTTTGTCAGTCGCATACTTCTGCGATTTTGGTTCAGAACACCTACTGCCGCTACTCCTATGTGCATGTGAAAGCCGCTCTGCATTATACGGTTGTACTGGTATAGGGTAAGTTACCACAcaaaaaattttacaccatgtcacatcgaacatttgaacacttatataaattattaaatataggctaaataataattaattgtacagattgcgactaatttacgagacgaatcttttaagactaattgctccatgatttgacaatgtggtgctacagtaaatatttactaatgatggattaattaggcttaataaattcgtctcgccgTTTACTGATagattatgtaattagtttttttattagtgcccgaacatcCTATATAATACTCGATGTGACACGTTAAAACTttatacccctggatctaaacacccccaaaATGTTTAGAACTCAACCTAATACCTTGTTTGGGGACTTAAATTTTTGCAAAACAGCTTGTTTGTACTATGTAGCTTCTGAGAAGATTCTTAGAGTCTACTCActctataaataaattaaatcctATGGATGAATTTGATCCAGGTTCATCTTTAATATTATAATTTCTTTAAGAAATAGGTAAGGACATATATtcatccatctcaaaatattacAATTTAAAAAAGGATGTGTAATCAGTTATTCAGTTGTAACGTCTTGGGACGAAGGTAGTAATACGaagattctaaaaaaaaatagctacagCCAATGGGAAACACAGAGCCTAAAAGCTCAAATGATCTGATCAGCAGTCAACCCCCGGCGAGACCACTACAGTACTACACATTCTCCAGACGCCAGCTAGCGCTTGACAttgtgtgtgtttagttcacgctaaaattgaaagtttgattgaaattgaaacgatatggtagaaaagttagaagtttatgtgtgtagagaagttttgatgtgatgaaaaagtttaaagtttaaagaaaaactttggaactaaactttGGCCATTACCAGTTTACCATGACAAGTTCAACTCTAGGACGAATTGGCTATTGCCACCCCCTTCTGATCTTCTAGTAGCAATCTGGGCTCAAAATGAGAAAGAAGAGATACGCGTGTGCCTGGACTTTGTTTGACCAAGCGACCCACATGGAGTTTTCAACTTTCCTCGAGATATCTGCATGCATCGGCGCTGTTTGACCCGGTATATATATCTATTCAATTCTAGCAGCATGGGTTAGGGAGAAATGAAATGGATGATTCACTCGATTAATTAACACGGtaaattaatattttgaaaacaaactttaaaaatataaacaGTAGGAGTAGCAACTAGGAACAGAGTGGTCTAAATGCGGCAGAATAATGTTCgaagaaacttttttttacaaGAGTGGAGTAAACAATCTGGACCAATAATCTGCCAACAAGCAATTATGAACAAGGCTGACCTATGACAATTGACAAACAAATCCGATGTTGGGCTGACCTATGAGCACgttaaggggaaaaaaatcatatgttacatgttataagacgttttgacgttgatcaaagtcaaactactctaagtttaaCTAActctatagaaaaaagtagtaatatagtagtttgattttgactaaatttaaaacgtcttataacgtaaaacggagagagtacattcTATGCCCTATAAAGATTATAATCCgttcttttctttaaaaaaaatacaatcctAAAACAATCACCTTACCAATCAATCATCTTACCcttttatataaactttttcacaccttagggtgtgtttacgCCCCATTTAGTTCCCCAGaaatttttcccaaaaacatcacatcgaatctttggatatatgcatgaagcattagatgtagataaatgaaaaaactaattacacagttagggaGAAAATCGCGAGAGTAAAGTTGGGAAAGTGTGGATGCACAGCCTAAATGTCCACAGCTAGCCTGAGATACCAGATTTTGAAAGAAGTTAGTATTTTTTCAACTCTAAAATCATGTTTCAGCTGAAATTGTTACGggctgtttagttcgcgaaatgaaaatatttgggtgtcacatcggatgtttgaccagatgtcggaaggggttttcggacacgaatgaaaaaactaatttcataactcgcatagaaaccgcgagacgaatcttttgagcttaattaattcgtcattagcacttataggttactatagcacttatggctaatcatggactaattaggctcaaaagattcgtctggTGATTTCCCCcttaactgtgtaattagtttttcttttaatatatatttaatgctacatGCATACGTCCAAAGatttaatgtgatgtttttggaaaaaaaaaattggggaaGTAAACGGGGCCTTAGTTCAAGATCATTTCAAACTTGTTACAGCAGTACTAGGACTAGCAAAATTCTAATGACTTTCCTTTGCTCTAAACAGTATTCCAAGCAGTACACATTCCGCTGCACAGCCGTCTTGCCCGTCCAGACTTTGggagatatttaaccatttgccacatATAAATGTGGCAATTAACCTTTTGTCACTAGACCCACATGTTATAGACACATGTGGACATATGTCATTGAAATAGGGGTGACAAATAGTTatttgccaaatctaaaagtggcaaatagttaaaagccccagACTTTGGAGGTCCTCCTGTCCACCGTCACTGCCAGGTGGGACCAGGGCCCCACACGGGCGAACACAAACGGCGGTCCTCCTGCCCGCGCCGAGCCACGAATCCCGACCACTGTTGCATTCGCCCGCTTAAGTTAGTAGCAGCTCTCCCAGTGAccgacaagtgggccccacctccacCCCACTCCAGTACTCTACTCTAGTACTCCCTCCCCTTCCAGTTCAACCCTCCAGTCTCCACCCGCCGCTCCTCCCACCTCCTTTACCTTGCGGCGTACGCCTCGCCGCTTTACCCTGCACCCACTGACAACCCGGCCCCACCTCCCTTCCGCTTTGCCACTGGGAGGTGGGGCCTGTGGAAACGTGGGGGCTAGGGGTGTCAGTGGGCGGTGACTCAGGTGGGCCCCGCTAGTGGGGGAGGGTAGCTATCGTAGGTGTGCGGGGTGTGTGTCGTGTGGGTGCGGGATTGggctatttttttattattccgCTTCCACCCCCAACCATTTAAAAGGGACGAGACACCACACCACGCCGcggctttggtttcttcttctcccattccattctcttctcccccacccacctccacctccaccttccTCTACGGTCGCCGGGGTCGGGGGATTCGTCGGCGAGCGCGCGATGGATTGTGCGGGGGACGacgacgcggtggcggcgggcatCATCTGCTCGCTGCGGGGGGCGGACCTGGCGGGGTGGACGCCGCCGTGgtggtgcagcagcagcagcaagggggcggcgcgggaggagctGATCTGGCCGCCGGTGACGCGGGGGAAGCGGTCGCGCCGCCGGTctccgtcggcggtggcggcggcggcggggaagaaggggaggtgggCCCGGGCTAGCCCGGCCTCGCCGCTGGACTACAgcggcggctccggctccgggtcTGGCTCTGGCTCCGGGTCGGCCGCGTccaccagcggcggcgaggacggcgcctTCTGCTCGCCTCCCGGACACCGCcccgcgccggcgacgaccaagGTTAGTGCGTTCACACTGCACCCGCATCTCCTTCCACCTCCGtcttgccgcctccgccgccgccgccgccgctgcattgGGTTCTTCTCCTCCCCCCACCACTACTCTCTCTCCTATCCCCATGTTGCTttccgagtttttttttttgcccttttcCGCTTCTGTTCTGTACCGTGTGACGGAATTACCCCTACTAGTGGCGAAaatcccttcccttcccttggTGAATTGGACACCGCCTTTCCCTTTCCCTTCCCTTTCCAccttccttcttctcctcctcctcctcgccaatTCTCCATCTCACCATCCACTACCATAATACAGTTCCCCCTTCTTTGCTTGCAACGGACGCAACCCACCCATCCATCCCCGTTTCCGCCTCGCAGATCCGCATTGCTTCCCCACGAACAAATGAGATTCTGGATTCCACATTGGAATTGCTCGAGACGACGAGACCAAACAGCCGCAGGAAGAAATCGAGCACGGATTGTTTTCGTCCAGTGGTTGTATGGCTGGAAGTAGTAGAGTTTGTGGTTGACTCAGGGACTCGGCGAAGTGGGTGTGCGGCGCACGCGGATTTCCCATGCTGCCCCTCGCTCTCTTCACCATGGCCAATGGGGATTGGTTACGCACTTACGCTTGTTCCGGGGGTAGGGTGGTAATTTCCGTGCTCCTTTTATCCTCCGGTGCAATTGCTCGTGTGGTGggagcgtggtggtggtggtgggggccACACTCCCCCCCGCGGTTGGACAGAGTCAAAGCTAGGTGGGCCCGCGACACGTGGGCGCCCACCTCCCGCGcgcgtgtcggcggcggcgcgcggcggaggcggtggtcgACGTGGGTGACGTGAGCGCCGGCGAGAGGGGCCCCACCTGTCGATGACCTGTGTcgggttttttcttttcttatctttccttttttttcccctttgagGAAAGGTGAGCCGGGCCCACATGTAATAGTCAGTGGTCGTAGCGGTTGGCTGAGCTTCGTTCGTCATGCGGTTGCGCGGCGAATGGGATGGATGGTCGTATGCAGTTCTCGAAATAAATCAATTTAAAGATTTGTTCAAGTTCATAattagaatttgatttttctttttaaagagATGGAGGAGGGTATGGTTTAGGTGTAGGTTTAGCTGAGGGTTCCTTTCCTATTAGCGTGCTTATTATAactgatgttttgtttttttactaatAATGTGGGATCCTGTGACTATCATGCGTTGGGACAGCTGTGGttgggggtggggcccacctaccAGTGTCTGTCCTGTCCTTCCTTTGTTCTTGCCACCATCGAGTGTGGCTTTCTTGGATGTTGTATATGATTTTCAGGGAAAATGATTGATTGGTTGGATTTGTGTAAATGACTCACAGATGGTTTGGTTCGTCTCCCTGTAGGTTAGCGCCATGGGTCGGCAGCAACAACTGCCATTCTCAGCGCCGTCGCCTCTACGGCCGGCCGGTCAGCGTCCACGGAAGAAAATGGTGAGCCACCACACCTTTGTCCTCGCAACCCTGTAGGTCATTCTTGGTTGTTTGAATAGTAGTACTACGGCCAGCGTGAGTGGTGCGTACGCGCGCAGGGCACTCAAAAAACAGTTGCAAAGcaatgtatgtgtgtgtgtcacGTGTTGGGAAAAGTATTAGGATTTGTGTACGCGCTTTACTAGTTCTAGGGCAAAAGAGGAGTCTTTGAGTCTTGACCCGGTCGGAGGAGTAAGCCACTATCATCACAAGAGAAAAGGGCGGGGTTGTTCTTCTTGTGGTGGTTGAGCCATATTTGTACTAGTTTAGCATAAAGCAGAAGCTGCTACATCTCGGCCTGCCCTTTGAAAGGCTGGGAGGTTGAACAAAAAGTGGAATCTTAGGGCAAAGCCACAAAGGTGTACTAGCCAACAAAAAGATCAAATCTTGTGAACTGTTGGGGGGCCAAAGCCTGTTCTCTTGCTGGTGTTGCTTAATTCGTCTTAATGCTTGGTTGTTTTGGTGATATGCAGAGGCTACCGGACGTACAGCAGCTGGTGCGATCTCTTGCAGTGGAGAACGACAGCCTCCGTGAGGTGATGCTCACATTCTTTACTATGTGCAGTTTATTATGTATTCTACTTCAAATTCACTAACTGCCGTTTGGTACTTGGTTTTGCTGTGAGCAGGAGATGCGTACTTTGCAGAGAGCTTGCGCTGCGCTTTCAAAAGAAAACGACAAGCTTGAGGTAATAACAATTTTAATCTGTTTCTCTTTTAGTTCTTCCCAAATTTGGCATCTGGGCCAGTAATGGTGTGTTTTGGGTTGAATGACAAAAGCTGTGTCACTTATTTTAGCTTAAAGCCTAATGAGAgtttttaaattgctaaggGTTTATACCTCCAAAGGTAGTGGTCCATATGATCCAGTTCATATCTTTTAAGCAAATTAACTTGAGGCTATCTCACTCTGATAAGCTATGCAATAGACATGGATATCATTATCAAGGCTGATGGGCCTTTGACAATAATGGATGTAGATTTTTCTAGTCTTTTGCAAAGTCTCTGCAGAGGTCTCTGTTGGGAAATGGGCTTGTCAGTTATTAATTTGGTGTATGATTGACTATAATCTTAGCAACAACAACTGATTAGACGCACTATTtacaaaacgaaaaaaaaaatcattgcgtGAGAAACAGTAGATGAATTCAGATCCTTTACTCTAGGTCTTCAGAAATAAGTTCGAAGATACTTAGCAAGCCCAGAGGCAAATTTTCATTCAAATAACACTATAATTTCCTTGTTCACTACCGCACTAATAGTATGCTCTGGATAGATATCATTGGCCATCAATAGTAGTACATATGAACGCAGTTGTGTTGCAAACTTTTACGATGCAAGCTGCACCTTTAGAAAACCTAATATTTGTCTTGTTGGATGGAATTGAACCTCACCAACATCTGAGTACGTACCTCTGTAGCCGAGGATTAGAAGTATTTGTCTTGTTGGGATGAAATCGACCTTCACCAACATCTGAGAACTGGCAGAACTCAACTTTCTTGGATAGAGCCTACTACTATTGAGTATGGTGGTTGTGACTGATATATCTGACCAATAAAGGAATTGATTGACTTCTGGGGCCTGGGCAGCTACACATGGTCTCCAATATTGAATTGAAAGCTACTCGCCTGTTTTTGCTTTATACTCCATATTTCCCAGTCATGGAGATGCTACCCTGTTCTGTATTCAGGACAGCATGTATCCCAATTAATGAGTAAAGATCTTGAAGGTACAGAGAGCTGCCACTGCCCACTTATAAATGATACTAGGTGGTAACGATGTTGACATGTGCCACGATTTGTTGCTACCTTTACTGAAAGCCAtattaaggccgagtttagttcccaactttttcttcaaacttccaactttcctaAATGAGAGTTTAGCTTATCCAACTTCCAAATTTAAAAACTCTCATTAGGCATAgcttatcacatcaaaacttttctacatacataaacttccaaGTTTT of the Oryza sativa Japonica Group chromosome 2, ASM3414082v1 genome contains:
- the LOC4328519 gene encoding uncharacterized protein isoform X2 translates to MDCAGDDDAVAAGIICSLRGADLAGWTPPWWCSSSSKGAAREELIWPPVTRGKRSRRRSPSAVAAAAGKKGRWARASPASPLDYSGGSGSGSGSGSGSAASTSGGEDGAFCSPPGHRPAPATTKVSAMGRQQQLPFSAPSPLRPAGQRPRKKMRLPDVQQLVRSLAVENDSLREEMRTLQRACAALSKENDKLEIRLQISSSRNKPMITEDLKGKQQIDQQSATQSIGGGFALPDLNIPVQDAADGSVH
- the LOC4328519 gene encoding uncharacterized protein isoform X1, which translates into the protein MDCAGDDDAVAAGIICSLRGADLAGWTPPWWCSSSSKGAAREELIWPPVTRGKRSRRRSPSAVAAAAGKKGRWARASPASPLDYSGGSGSGSGSGSGSAASTSGGEDGAFCSPPGHRPAPATTKRLPDVQQLVRSLAVENDSLREEMRTLQRACAALSKENDKLEIRLQISSSRNKPMITEDLKGKQQIDQQSATQSIGGGFALPDLNIPVQDAADGSVH